A portion of the Trichocoleus sp. FACHB-46 genome contains these proteins:
- a CDS encoding TauD/TfdA family dioxygenase, translating into MKWKVVFFRGQNIDHAAQVEFTSRFGEVTFAHPLGEPEPVPGFPQLKPVDRKIYEKHYGFRTGGTWHTDVTAAVNPPAASILRAVNVPSVGGDTQWTNLVAAYEGLSAPLRALADTLKAEHRFNGGGYQPQNSKFAERIAVNPLASIHPVVRVHPEIGERALFVNPGFTSRIVDVSPNESKLLLELFFKQITKPAYTTRFRWNNGDIAFWDNRATAHLAPQDLDHVDVDRLLYRTTITGDVPVGVDGSRSEVLHGEVFTAEVPSVFKQAEAQDAVPVS; encoded by the coding sequence TTGAAGTGGAAGGTTGTATTCTTTCGAGGGCAGAACATCGATCATGCGGCACAGGTAGAGTTTACCTCTCGTTTCGGCGAAGTCACCTTCGCCCATCCTCTGGGAGAACCGGAACCTGTCCCAGGTTTTCCCCAACTCAAACCCGTCGATCGCAAGATTTATGAGAAGCACTATGGTTTCCGTACAGGCGGTACCTGGCATACGGATGTGACTGCCGCAGTTAACCCACCCGCCGCATCTATATTACGGGCAGTGAATGTACCCAGTGTCGGGGGTGATACTCAGTGGACCAATCTCGTTGCTGCCTATGAAGGGTTATCTGCGCCGCTGCGGGCATTAGCGGATACCTTGAAAGCTGAACATCGCTTCAATGGAGGCGGGTATCAACCCCAAAACTCAAAATTTGCTGAACGCATTGCGGTTAATCCTCTTGCTTCCATTCATCCAGTGGTTCGAGTTCATCCTGAAATTGGGGAACGGGCACTATTCGTTAACCCTGGCTTTACCTCGCGTATTGTTGACGTATCGCCCAATGAAAGCAAGCTATTGTTGGAGCTGTTCTTTAAGCAAATTACCAAGCCTGCTTATACGACTCGTTTCCGCTGGAATAATGGAGATATTGCCTTCTGGGATAACCGCGCCACCGCACATTTGGCTCCTCAAGATTTGGATCATGTAGATGTCGATCGTCTTCTCTATCGCACCACAATTACGGGGGATGTTCCAGTTGGAGTCGATGGTTCTCGCTCAGAAGTGTTGCATGGTGAGGTATTCACTGCCGAAGTTCCTAGTGTCTTCAAACAGGCTGAGGCTCAGGATGCAGTACCTGTGTCTTAA
- a CDS encoding GNAT family N-acetyltransferase, with product MPLWNKDEVCPNTIYPDVVAGLYYLALHDNTSVAVVRFQLEDPQFWSDISHTDSAFLHRLAVRRTFAGGTVVTELLNWAVAHACCLGKHYLRLDCAFDRVRLRLRYERFGFRHHSDRQVGPYSVARYEYQL from the coding sequence ATGCCACTATGGAACAAAGATGAAGTTTGCCCTAACACAATTTACCCAGACGTGGTAGCAGGATTGTACTATCTTGCTCTCCACGACAACACGTCAGTGGCAGTTGTACGATTTCAACTGGAAGATCCTCAATTTTGGTCTGATATTTCTCATACAGATTCTGCTTTTCTACATCGATTAGCTGTGCGACGAACATTTGCAGGCGGGACGGTAGTCACAGAATTGCTGAACTGGGCTGTCGCTCATGCCTGTTGCTTAGGAAAACACTACCTGCGTCTGGATTGTGCTTTTGATCGAGTTCGTCTGCGATTAAGGTACGAGAGATTTGGCTTTCGTCACCATAGCGATCGCCAAGTCGGTCCCTACTCTGTTGCTCGATATGAGTATCAGCTCTAA